Part of the Sinorhizobium sp. BG8 genome, ATCTCCATGTCCGCCTCGCCGATCGGTTCCCGACCGAGATCATCCCCGGCGTCACTGCCATGTCGGGTTGCTGGTCGCTGTCGGGCATGCCGATCGTGCAGGGAGACGACGTACTCTCCGTGTTGCCCGGCACGATGCTCGAAGGCGAGCTCTGCCGCCGCCTCGGCGATACCCAGGCGGCCGTGATCATGAAGGTGGGGCGGAACCTGCCGAAAATCCGCAGGGCGCTCTCTTCGTCCGGCCGGCTGCAGGAAGCAATCTACGTCGAGAGGGGCACGATGCCCGGAAGTCGCGCCATCCGGCTGGCCGAGAAGCTGGACGACGCCGCGCCCTACTTCTCTATCGTTCTTGTGCCCGGCTGGAGTGCCCGCCCATGACCGGCAGGCTTTACGTGATCGGTACCGGGCCCGGAAGCCCGGACCAGATGACGCCGGAGGCCACCAAGGCCGTGGAGCAGGCGACTGAGTTCTTCGGATATTTTCCCTATCTCGATCGCCTTGCACTGCGTCCGGATCAGGTGAAGGTCGCCTCGGACAATCGCGAGGAACTTGACCGAGCCCGTGCGGCCCTGACCCGTGCAGCCGCAGGCGTCGACGTCTGTGTTGTCTCCGGTGGGGATCCGGGTGTGTTTGCCATGGCGGCGGCGGTCTGCGAAGCGGTTGACTCCGGCCCTCCCGAATGGCGGAAAATCGACATCGTCGTCGTTCCCGGCGTCACCGCAATGCTCGCGGTCGCCGCGCGCATCGGCGCGCCGTTGGGGCATGACTTCTGCGCCATCTCATTGTCGGACAACCTCAAGCCCTGGCCGGTGATCGAGAACCGACTGCGCGCGGTCTCCGAGGCAGGCTTTGTCATTGCGCTCTACAACCCGATCAGCAAGGCACGCCCTTGGCAATTGGGGAAGGCGTTCGAAATTCTACGCCAGACACTTCCCGGCGACACACCCGTCGTGTTCGGCCGCGCCGCCGGACGGCAGGATGAGCGTATGCTCGTGGTACCGCTTGCGAGCGCGGAGGCTGACAAGGCCGACATGGCGACCTGTGTTATCATCGGATCGGCCGAGACGCGGATCATCAGCCGCCAGGGCCTGTCCGATCTCGTCTACACGCCGCGCTTCTTGTCCGGGGAGATCAGATGATCAACGAGGCGAACCGCATCGCCCACGTTTTCGGCCGTGATCCCGTCGCTCGGCTGCGCCCTCTCGATCATGATGACGGTGAGGCGGAGGGCGCGCGCTGCCGCGATCTTGGCATACGTCGCCTCGCCGCCGCTGTTCTTAGACACGATGGCGTCGATACGATGATTCCGCAGGAGGCGGATCTCACCCTCGATTTCGAAGGGACCGCGCGCCAGGCTGTATTCGGCCGAAGGCACGTCGAGCGGTGGCTCCACAGGATCGACGCTGCGAACCAGGTAGTGATGCTGTGGAGCGGCCTCGAAAGCCGCCACCTCTTGTCGGCCTATCGCCAGAAAAATACGGCGGGGTTCGTGGCCGAGCGCGGTGGCTGCCTCGTCGACCGAGGAAACGCGGACCCATTGGTCGCCCGCGACCGGATCCCATCCCGCGCGCTCGAGCCGCAGCAGCGGCACACCGCTTTCCGCGCTTGCCTGTCGCGCATTCACAGAGATCCTCCTCGCAAAGGGATGGGTAGCATCCACGAGAAGATCAACGGCATTGCTCCTGAGATAGGCAACCAATCCGCCAACTCCGCCGAAACCGCCGATTCGCACCGGGGTGGGTTGCGGCGCCGGATCTGCGGTTCGTCCGGCGAGCGAAAGTACCACGTCGATATCCTCTCGCGTGGCCAGGCGCGCAGCAAGGTCACGGGCCTCCGTCGTTCCCCCCAGAATAAGGATTTGCTTCTTGTTCACGCCTGAGAAACCCGATGCTGCCGTTGATAGCGCCGCGCCATGGCTCTCCGTCGTCGGCATCGGCGAGGATGGTGTAGCCGGTCTTGGTGATGCGGCCAAGGCGGCAATTGCGCAGGCGGAGATCGTCTTTGGCGGCGCGCGGCATCTGGAGCTCGCAGCGTCACTGATCGCAGGGCAGACACATGCCTGGCTGAGCCCGTTCGAACGTTCGATGGATGCGGTCTGTGCCGCACGGGGACGG contains:
- a CDS encoding precorrin-2 C(20)-methyltransferase, with protein sequence MTTHEKGRLYGVGTGPGDPELLTIKAVRAIGEAEVVAFFAKAGRSGNGRAIVEGLLKPGTVELPLYYPVTTEIDKDHDDYKAQIAAFYDSSAEAVAAHLEAGRTVAVLSEGDPMFYGSYMHLHVRLADRFPTEIIPGVTAMSGCWSLSGMPIVQGDDVLSVLPGTMLEGELCRRLGDTQAAVIMKVGRNLPKIRRALSSSGRLQEAIYVERGTMPGSRAIRLAEKLDDAAPYFSIVLVPGWSARP
- a CDS encoding cobalt-precorrin-6A reductase, which gives rise to MNKKQILILGGTTEARDLAARLATREDIDVVLSLAGRTADPAPQPTPVRIGGFGGVGGLVAYLRSNAVDLLVDATHPFARRISVNARQASAESGVPLLRLERAGWDPVAGDQWVRVSSVDEAATALGHEPRRIFLAIGRQEVAAFEAAPQHHYLVRSVDPVEPPLDVPSAEYSLARGPFEIEGEIRLLRNHRIDAIVSKNSGGEATYAKIAAARALRLTVIMIERAQPSDGITAENVGDAVRLVDHLISPDKKRGV
- a CDS encoding precorrin-3B C(17)-methyltransferase codes for the protein MTGRLYVIGTGPGSPDQMTPEATKAVEQATEFFGYFPYLDRLALRPDQVKVASDNREELDRARAALTRAAAGVDVCVVSGGDPGVFAMAAAVCEAVDSGPPEWRKIDIVVVPGVTAMLAVAARIGAPLGHDFCAISLSDNLKPWPVIENRLRAVSEAGFVIALYNPISKARPWQLGKAFEILRQTLPGDTPVVFGRAAGRQDERMLVVPLASAEADKADMATCVIIGSAETRIISRQGLSDLVYTPRFLSGEIR